In the genome of Candidatus Bathyarchaeia archaeon, one region contains:
- a CDS encoding glycosyltransferase, with protein sequence MKNKDGYLISVIIPTLNEERFIGNLFKSLERQTYKSFEIIVVDGGSSDRTLKIAKEYNVKTIVKPKTPEYESRNIGARTAKGQILLFTSADIVFPKGTLSDILEQFAQDRALSAICGSGIMYDAPTWARIEYDTYYGLLHVWARVTRDFHGSTNLMAVRKKDFDEMQGFKKRFDSDGNFLNQLGKEKKVRLTSTKIMVSGRRATRMGFFEFNNHFLHLIDIFLPFLRETKLMNSLKSAAKDKRLEALNSAPQDESKSQ encoded by the coding sequence GTGAAAAACAAAGACGGCTACTTGATTTCGGTCATAATTCCAACGTTGAATGAGGAACGGTTCATAGGCAATCTCTTCAAATCGCTGGAAAGACAAACGTACAAGAGCTTCGAAATAATAGTAGTCGACGGTGGCAGCAGTGACAGAACCCTTAAGATCGCAAAAGAATACAACGTCAAGACGATAGTTAAACCCAAAACTCCTGAATACGAATCCAGAAACATAGGTGCACGCACAGCTAAAGGACAGATACTGCTCTTCACAAGCGCCGATATAGTTTTTCCGAAAGGCACCTTGTCTGACATTCTCGAGCAGTTCGCCCAAGACCGTGCTTTGAGCGCGATTTGTGGTTCTGGCATCATGTACGACGCCCCCACGTGGGCACGAATTGAGTATGATACTTATTACGGACTGTTACATGTTTGGGCTAGAGTAACCAGAGATTTCCATGGTAGCACAAACTTAATGGCCGTGCGAAAAAAAGACTTTGATGAAATGCAGGGCTTCAAGAAGAGGTTCGACTCAGACGGCAACTTCCTAAATCAGCTTGGAAAAGAGAAAAAAGTAAGGCTTACTTCGACCAAAATCATGGTCTCTGGACGAAGAGCTACTAGAATGGGATTCTTCGAGTTCAACAATCATTTTCTGCACTTGATCGACATTTTCCTTCCATTCCTGAGAGAAACCAAGCTAATGAACTCCCTCAAAAGCGCTGCGAAAGACAAAAGGCTAGAAGCACTTAACTCAGCACCACAGGACGAAAGCAAATCGCAATAA